The region TTTAGGTGCGCAAGCTCAAACTGCTGTAAATTCGTTTTCTACGTCGAAAGTGAACGTGGAGTTTACGAAGACCCATTCAAAAAATCAGCGATATGTTTCGACAAGTCTTAAAGCTCACATTTGGAGGCGCGACAAGGGGTGCTGTCAGAAGTGTGGGTCAACTCGAAACCTCAATTTTGATCACATAAAGCCTATCGCGTACGGTGGTCTATCGGAGTCTCACAATCTCAGGCTACTTTGCTTTTCATGCAACAACCGTCAGTGGATACGAAACGTCCCAAGACGATCCTTTGCTCTAACCTGATACTTAGTTTACCTCAGTTTACTGATAACCTCATTAGGCGGATTGGTGATGCCCCGGGAGATGTTTCGAAAAGTTGTAAAACTGTCTTCCGACTCCTATGTTTAAAGACCAAAAAGCTGCCCGATAGCTTTATCGAACGACTCCCTTGGCATAAATCCAGACGCCATAGAGGGTTCGCCATTAACGGGTACGAACAAAATAGCAGGTATGCCCCTTACTCCGAACAAGCCAGCCAGCTCCCCCTGAGTTTCTGTATCTACTTTGTAAACATCTACCTTACCTGCGTAATCCTTCGATACACTATCTAAAACTGGAGCCAATGCTTTGCACGGCCCGCACCAATCTGCGTAAAAGTCAATTATCGCAGGGCGACTGCCTTTAAATGTCCAGTCCTTACTTTTCTCATAATCGAACACCTTTTCTTTAAATGATGCTATGGTGAGATTCTCCATTTGATGCCTCCTATATATTATTATATTATAATACCATAATATGTCAAGCTACGCAAATATAGTTTGCTTGCGCCCTGACCTTAGAGATACGCTATTAAACAAGTGGCGCAATTTCTAAGTTCGAAGAATCAACGGACCAACCGAGATGTGCGCTTTTGACCCAAATCGGAGGACAATATGACGAAAAACGTACATTCCGTAGAACGCGGCATTCGAATTGTTTTAGGGGTAACGTTTGTAAGTTTAGCGTTTGTGGGACCCGCCAACAAATGGTTCTTACTTGGTCTAATTCCGGTAGCAACTGGACTGCTGGGCTGGTGCCCGCCTTATGCAATGTTTGGTATTAATACTTGCAATCTTGGAAAAAAGGGAACCTCAGGTTCCTGAAGATTTAGTGCGTTTCTAACTGACCGACCGAGATGTGCGGTTAGTGTTTCTATAAAAAATAGCTGGCTGCGAGCAGAACACCGGCCGATTGATATCGAAAACGATCATTGTCGAAAGCTAACTTTCGATCGGTCGTATATTCTATAAAATGATAAGAGAGTCCAATTCTTATGGCCACATCAGTGTTCGGACGATAGTAAAAATAAAAATCGGAGTTCAAGGAACCAAAATCTTGGTCCCCTAAAAGTAGTAGATTAAAACTTGTCGGCCTTGCATTGACTCGCGTCGGCGTAGTTAGAGGATCTCTTGCCGGATTTGTCTCATAAGTGGCATTAGAACTCTGTCCCATTGAAAACCCTACGACATCTAAGGAGTGCCCAGCACCCCAGTCTTCATTAAATGGATATTCCAAAAAATATCCAACATTCAAATAGCTGGCACCCGTAGAGTCAACTTTTAGCGAATCGATGTTGCTTTCTTTCTCCTGAGAAAAAAACGAAAGAGGCCAGGTGGGGTTTTCACGCGTAATATGGGCCGGAGCGGTTTTATAGTTTAATTGGCTCGGGCTGTAAGAATGACTGAGACGCGCCAATACTCCCACGCGAAATGGAGATATGGCTTCGATGAAGATTTGCTCTTGATAACTAAGAGACACCGATTTGGCTTGAGACAAACCTAAAGCTAGATCTACTTTGCCTTCAATGGCGAACGACTCAACGCCCAAGGCGAAGATCAAAACAGTCATCAAACGGGTAGCCTTAGGGTTTACTATTGTGATTCGCATTTTACTCCAATTGACGAAAAAATCTCAAAACGGCCGTAAAGATATTTGCTCCTTCTTTACCCAGTTCAAACTTTTGGTCAACAGAGAACCTATATAAACTTGATTACTAATTGAACTATAAAATAGACCTCTATCGATGCATGGCTAGTTGACCTTAGCCGAATTCTGCGACGCATTTTTTGTTAGAAACTCCTTTCGGTTGATGCAATCTATATGGGCATGACTAGCTTAAATCTTGCCCTTGTTCTAATGGTTGCTATTTCACTAGGAGTGGTGGCTACCAGACTGGGCCTCTCGGTAATTATTGGTTACTTAATCGCAGGAATCATCTGTGGCCCGCTCGGATTTCATTTTTTAGAGACAAATCATCAACTGAGTTTGTTATCGGAAGCTGGGATTGCATTTTTACTTTTTATTCTGGGCCTTGAACTCGACTCCAAACGCATAAGATCCTTTGGCGCCAAGATCTTTTTTTATGGGCCCATTCAATTTTTTATCTCCACCTCTCTTTTAATGGTCGTTGCACACTTTCTGGTTGAAGACTTCGCCCAGCAATTTTGGATCGCTGCTCTACTGGCACTTTCATCCACCGCAATGGCGGCACAAATGCTTGAGCAAAACCGCCAGGTGGGTACGCCTCATGCAGAGGTGGCAATCGCAATTCTTCTGTTTCAGGATATGGCGGCCATTGCCTTAATAGTTGCAACTCCCCTGTTGGTAGGCTCTGCTTTAGAACAGAATTCCGAGTCTTTATTTTCGCCTCAAAAACTCCTTATCTTTGCTGGCTGGATAGCTCTGTCTTACTTTTTGCTTTCCAAAATTTACTCTTGGGTGGCTTCTACTCGCCAAAAAGAAGTGCTACTTGCAACGTCGCTATTGACCGTACTAAGCTTTGCGTCGCTAGCTCATTGGGTAGGCTTGAGCGCTTCACTTGGGGCCTTTTTAGCCGGCATACTTTTGGCAAACTCTAACTACAGACACCAGATTGAAGCCGACATTTCACCACTTAAGGGTCTACTGCTCGGTCTATTTTTTGTTTCGGTGGGCATACAGTTTGATGCTCAACCGATAGTTGAGCGACCCATTTCGTTTGTTCTTCTGCTTGCAGCGGCAATTCTGATAAAAGTGGGCTCCATTTTTTTGGCACTTAGGCTGGCAAGGTTAGATGGTATTGTAGCCAGAAATTCGAGTCTTTACTTAGGCCAGATGAGTGAATTTGGATTGGTGCTTCTCGCAATGGCGACTCAGCTAAATATTTTGTCAGTTGGTTTGAATAGTATTCTGACAGCAACAATACTTTTTAGCTTCTTCTTGTCCCCGGTTCTGGTTCAGATCTCTGAAAGAATCTTTAAAAGATTTTCGTACCTCACAGAGAGACCCTACGATGTGGAAACTCGAAGTGAACCAGTCATCATCGCAGGTTATGGCCGCGTGGGCCAGGTTATGGCTCGTATGCTAAGACTTCGAAAAATTGGTTTTACAGCACTCGATCATGATGTGCGGCAGGTAGAGATCGTTCGCAAATTTGGTCATAAAATTTACTTCGGTGATGCCACTCGAAAAGACCTCTTAGAAACAGCTGGAATCACTCAAGCCAAGTTCTTGCTCAACTGTCTTGATGATGTTGATAGCTCCGTTGCTTTGACTAGAACCGTGAGGGAAGAGTTTCCAAATGTTAAAATATGGGCACGAGCGCGCAATCGAGACCACGCGATGAAGCTCTTAGAGCTTGGCGCTAATCACGTATTTCGCGAAACCCTCCACTCTAGCGCGTTCGCGACAGGGGATTTGCTGAAAGAATTCGGCATGACTCAACAGCAAGCAGATGAGTTTTTGAGCTCATTTTTGCGCTACGATGAAAAACTTTTGAAAGAGCAGTTTGACCGCAGACATGATCAAGAAGAACTCGTCTCTTTTACAATCCAGTACAACAAGAATCTCGAAGCTGTCTTGCGAGCTGACGAATCCCTTTAAAGCGGAGGAGTCGGAGCACAAGTAGGTAAAGATTCCGAAAATACTTGTTTTAGTTAGAAATAAATTGCCTTGTATTATACGAAGTTCCTGCTGGGTGCATATTCGGCAGGAATTCCCTTCCCTCCGTAGAAGCTCTCAACGAGAACTTTACCAGCATGGAAAAACAAACCCATTCCGTGGCTATTGCAACCACCTATCATATAAACTTCTTTGTGTTCCGGAACTCTTCCTAAAAGCATTTGTCCGTCTGGCGTAAATCCCATTACCCCGCTCCAACGATTGTCGACGAAATTGGTAGAATGGGAATCATCAGAGAGCTCCTCTAAGAAGAAACGCTCAAGAGCGTCTTGAATCTTACTTGTTACACCATCCTCCACCGTCTGTTCACTCTTCAAATCTAAATTACGGAAGCCCCCGATCAAATACCGACCATTGTTCATTTGTCTAAAATAACAGAGGTACTTTGTGTGGTAGCACAAAGTATGAGTCTTAAGAGGAAGCGGTTTTGTGACAATCACTTGGCTTCTTTGAGGAATAAGTGGAATTCTCTGATTGCGACAAATCTCTGAGATCTGAAAGCTCGAAGCAAGCACGACTCGCCCTGCGCGGATCGTCGCGTTTGGGGTTACAACACTTACACCAAGCTTTGATTCCTCAACACGAAGGACGGGAGTGTTTTCTAATATGGATACCTCGGTCTTAGTCAGCATGGCATCCATTACTTTCAGTGGATGAATACCCCTGTCATGAGCATAAAGAATACCCGCCTCAAACCCTTTGACTCCGAGTCTTGCGTTGATCTGCGACCGATCAAGAAACTCCACGTCTATACCGAGATTCGTTAACCTTCGACTCTCACTCAGATATAAATCGGCTGCCTCTTGTGAATTTGCGACGGTGCAAGCCCCGCGACCCGTAGTTTCAAAGTCCTGTTCTGAATCGGACAATACATTTTCTTCGAGGAGTTTTCGGTTTACCTCGCTAAAGCGCCACAATTGCAGCGCCTTCTCTGTACCAAACTGTTTTTCAAGTTTTCTAAAATGTTCTATAGATCCGCAGGTTACAAAACCGGCATTT is a window of Bdellovibrionales bacterium CG10_big_fil_rev_8_21_14_0_10_45_34 DNA encoding:
- a CDS encoding FAD-dependent oxidoreductase; this encodes MTKSYWMSTHTNPQWRSSKNVRLLSHIEDASKVYWDAVIVGGGIAGISTAFWLHQKDPHLKVLIVDKASLLEGATARNAGFVTCGSIEHFRKLEKQFGTEKALQLWRFSEVNRKLLEENVLSDSEQDFETTGRGACTVANSQEAADLYLSESRRLTNLGIDVEFLDRSQINARLGVKGFEAGILYAHDRGIHPLKVMDAMLTKTEVSILENTPVLRVEESKLGVSVVTPNATIRAGRVVLASSFQISEICRNQRIPLIPQRSQVIVTKPLPLKTHTLCYHTKYLCYFRQMNNGRYLIGGFRNLDLKSEQTVEDGVTSKIQDALERFFLEELSDDSHSTNFVDNRWSGVMGFTPDGQMLLGRVPEHKEVYMIGGCNSHGMGLFFHAGKVLVESFYGGKGIPAEYAPSRNFV
- a CDS encoding DUF2892 domain-containing protein; this encodes MTKNVHSVERGIRIVLGVTFVSLAFVGPANKWFLLGLIPVATGLLGWCPPYAMFGINTCNLGKKGTSGS
- a CDS encoding thiol reductase thioredoxin: MENLTIASFKEKVFDYEKSKDWTFKGSRPAIIDFYADWCGPCKALAPVLDSVSKDYAGKVDVYKVDTETQGELAGLFGVRGIPAILFVPVNGEPSMASGFMPRESFDKAIGQLFGL